A DNA window from Deltaproteobacteria bacterium contains the following coding sequences:
- a CDS encoding radical SAM protein, whose product MSDSAVNESGIGNSRYLGPYVLASKFRSLGLTSVVFDHASLITNLIDRIIHAADEKTEIIGFSSTFMTPTNQPEDGGDLGYYRGLLWFDRAADASAWFNRLRIGLAEKGCHAKLVVGGAKTLYLAFVQESHAIFDFFVLGSADQTLVDLFYHLRDGRPADIRKYGEINYLTAAPEENQSATLIQNLWSSNDSIRAEEGLPLELTRGCQYNCKFCHFEKQFSTRKDLDLLKGEMIRNYESYGIRFYHFSDDCFNDRRDKVETFCNMFLNLPFKIEWTSYARVDVACRFPETLDLMVSSGARALFWGIESLNSEVARKVGKGTPAELVKEMFVNSRAKHRDNLLNHGAFIVGLPGEAEESIWKSVDWITDSKTLDFVSLFPLSLRPYNPKLDKVVVDYADYSRNPEKYGFKKVSFGENAYWEHDQMNLNQAVEISQIAKAKLQESGVNRSFVTSSFQYSHLRGLGFSQAEVFRFVRECQWNDIDHMRVKKANREAFETYSKRISV is encoded by the coding sequence GTGTCAGACAGCGCAGTCAACGAATCGGGAATCGGAAATTCTCGATACCTGGGGCCTTATGTCTTGGCGTCCAAGTTTAGAAGCCTCGGTTTGACGTCCGTTGTTTTTGATCATGCGTCGCTCATCACCAATCTTATCGACAGAATTATTCACGCCGCAGATGAGAAAACAGAGATCATTGGCTTCAGCTCTACGTTTATGACCCCCACGAATCAGCCCGAAGATGGCGGCGATCTCGGTTATTATCGAGGTCTACTTTGGTTCGACCGTGCAGCTGACGCTTCTGCCTGGTTCAACCGTTTGCGCATCGGCCTGGCCGAAAAAGGCTGTCATGCCAAACTGGTCGTGGGCGGTGCAAAAACGCTTTACCTTGCATTTGTTCAAGAGTCGCACGCGATATTCGATTTCTTCGTCTTAGGAAGTGCTGACCAAACCTTGGTCGATCTGTTTTACCACTTGCGCGATGGCCGACCAGCCGACATTCGAAAGTACGGTGAAATAAATTACCTAACGGCTGCACCAGAAGAAAACCAATCCGCAACTCTCATCCAAAACCTTTGGTCATCAAATGATTCCATTCGAGCAGAAGAAGGTCTCCCTCTCGAGCTAACTCGAGGCTGCCAATACAACTGCAAATTCTGTCACTTTGAAAAACAATTCTCGACGCGAAAAGATCTTGATCTCTTGAAAGGCGAGATGATTCGGAACTACGAAAGCTATGGCATCCGTTTTTACCATTTCTCAGATGACTGCTTCAATGATCGACGTGATAAGGTCGAAACGTTTTGCAATATGTTTTTAAATCTCCCATTTAAGATCGAATGGACCTCATATGCACGAGTCGACGTCGCCTGTCGTTTCCCAGAAACTTTAGATCTGATGGTCAGCTCGGGGGCGCGGGCGCTCTTCTGGGGAATTGAATCGCTGAATTCAGAAGTTGCACGCAAAGTCGGGAAAGGAACTCCCGCCGAGCTTGTTAAGGAAATGTTCGTCAATTCAAGGGCGAAGCATCGAGACAATCTTTTAAATCATGGTGCATTCATCGTAGGACTTCCTGGAGAAGCAGAAGAGTCGATCTGGAAATCTGTCGATTGGATAACAGACAGCAAGACTTTAGATTTCGTTTCACTCTTTCCGCTTTCACTTCGTCCGTACAATCCAAAACTCGATAAGGTCGTTGTCGACTACGCAGACTACTCTCGAAACCCAGAAAAGTACGGCTTCAAAAAAGTTTCCTTCGGCGAAAACGCATACTGGGAACACGATCAGATGAACCTGAACCAGGCTGTGGAAATTTCGCAAATAGCAAAAGCGAAGCTTCAGGAGTCTGGAGTAAATAGAAGCTTCGTTACCTCCAGCTTCCAGTATTCCCACCTTCGCGGCCTTGGATTTTCGCAAGCTGAGGTATTTAGATTCGTCAGGGAATGCCAGTGGAATGACATTGATCATATGCGCGTTAAAAAAGCCAACCGAGAAGCATTTGAGACGTACTCGAAGAGAATTTCGGTTTAA
- the cdd gene encoding cytidine deaminase — MKKTKLKIPEEVSQAWEAAVEVRGRAYAPYSKFKVGATVIDEEGRHFHGCNVENASYGATICAERNGILSAVASGMKSLKHVVVVTEMNPPAEPCALCLQVIGEFASAEMRIWLCDLKEVREMLKLKDLLPRHFGPKSLARGLKK; from the coding sequence ATGAAAAAAACAAAGCTTAAGATTCCAGAGGAAGTAAGCCAGGCTTGGGAAGCGGCGGTTGAAGTACGCGGACGAGCATACGCGCCCTATTCAAAATTTAAAGTTGGCGCAACAGTCATTGACGAAGAAGGCAGGCACTTTCACGGATGCAACGTTGAGAACGCTTCTTACGGCGCCACGATTTGCGCGGAACGAAATGGGATATTGTCGGCTGTTGCATCAGGGATGAAAAGTCTGAAACATGTTGTTGTCGTGACCGAGATGAATCCGCCGGCCGAGCCTTGTGCCTTGTGTCTTCAGGTGATAGGCGAATTTGCGTCGGCGGAAATGCGAATTTGGCTTTGCGATCTCAAAGAAGTTCGAGAGATGCTGAAATTGAAGGACCTTTTGCCGCGGCACTTTGGACCGAAGTCTTTGGCTCGTGGTCTAAAAAAATAA
- the lpxD gene encoding UDP-3-O-(3-hydroxymyristoyl)glucosamine N-acyltransferase, translating into MTRLNVSLKQVIEHLGPLVSSFSWSTKTADKDLYFNFVSAPDLASAEDLIFVSNAKHVESGLNSRAKALCLPDELRKSIEERKPAPEKLIFYSPEPERAMRETVQRFFLKTPYVNSDEPCLQHPTAIIHPEAVVSPTARIGAYAVIARGAKIGDEAVIASHVVVEIDAQIGPRTVIHPFVYIGHHTEIGADCEIHPHSALGKEGFGYAHDLKGRHYRIPHQGKVILEDGVHLGSTATIDRGTFGETRIGKGAILDNRIHIAHNVSIGAGSIITAGFNVAGSTKIGRGFICGGNTSVTGHIEICDDVQLAGVSVVRKSISKPGAYGGNPLMPMREFMRMNLALSKLPSLLKTLGLSKLEKEKFD; encoded by the coding sequence ATGACCCGCTTAAATGTATCGCTCAAGCAAGTGATTGAACACCTCGGACCGTTGGTTTCCTCGTTCTCTTGGAGCACCAAGACCGCCGACAAAGATCTTTATTTTAATTTTGTTTCAGCTCCAGATCTCGCATCTGCGGAAGACCTCATTTTCGTTTCAAATGCGAAACATGTTGAGTCCGGCCTTAATTCGCGCGCAAAGGCTCTTTGCTTACCGGATGAACTTCGCAAATCGATCGAGGAAAGAAAACCAGCCCCTGAAAAGCTGATTTTTTACTCTCCCGAACCAGAGCGAGCGATGCGCGAAACGGTCCAACGGTTTTTTCTTAAGACTCCTTATGTCAATTCCGATGAGCCCTGCCTTCAGCACCCCACTGCAATCATTCATCCAGAAGCCGTTGTCTCGCCGACTGCCCGCATCGGCGCCTATGCCGTCATTGCCCGGGGCGCAAAGATTGGCGACGAGGCCGTGATCGCTTCACATGTCGTTGTCGAAATTGACGCGCAGATCGGCCCTCGCACCGTGATTCATCCCTTTGTTTACATCGGTCATCATACGGAAATTGGTGCTGACTGCGAAATTCACCCACACTCAGCCTTGGGAAAAGAAGGGTTTGGCTACGCCCACGATTTAAAGGGACGTCACTACCGAATCCCGCACCAAGGAAAAGTCATCCTTGAGGACGGCGTCCACTTGGGGTCGACAGCCACGATAGACAGAGGAACTTTTGGAGAAACGCGCATCGGCAAAGGCGCCATTCTCGACAATCGAATTCACATTGCCCACAATGTTTCCATTGGCGCAGGTTCGATTATCACTGCAGGTTTCAATGTAGCCGGCTCAACCAAAATTGGTCGCGGATTCATCTGCGGCGGCAATACATCAGTCACGGGGCACATTGAGATCTGCGACGATGTCCAGCTCGCCGGAGTATCGGTCGTTCGAAAATCAATTTCCAAACCTGGGGCCTACGGCGGAAACCCACTGATGCCGATGCGCGAATTTATGCGGATGAATCTCGCGCTCTCAAAGCTACCGTCGTTATTAAAGACACTCGGACTCTCGAAACTTGAAAAGGAAAAGTTCGACTAA
- the infA gene encoding translation initiation factor IF-1 yields the protein MAKDDLAQLEGKIVDVNAGGLYRVLLDNNVEIVARLCGKMRRFNIRVVVGDKVTVGVSPYDPTNGLILYRHK from the coding sequence ATGGCTAAGGACGATCTAGCGCAACTTGAAGGAAAAATTGTCGACGTAAATGCAGGGGGCCTCTATCGAGTGCTTCTTGATAACAATGTCGAGATCGTCGCGCGGCTCTGCGGCAAGATGCGCCGCTTCAACATTCGTGTTGTCGTCGGCGATAAAGTGACTGTTGGCGTGTCGCCCTATGACCCTACGAATGGCTTGATTCTTTATCGACACAAGTGA